Part of the Palaemon carinicauda isolate YSFRI2023 chromosome 8, ASM3689809v2, whole genome shotgun sequence genome is shown below.
cggaggtatggaagaaagcAACCACGAACAGATGTATGGAAGAAAGGCAGCAAGAACGTAGGTATGGTAGGAAGCAAGCAAGAATGGAGGTATGGAAGGAAGtaagcaagaacggaggtatggaaggaAGCAAGCAAGAATGGATGTATGGAAGAAAGGCAGCAAGAATGGAGGCATGGAAGGAAGCAAGCAAGAACAGAGGTATGGGAGAAAGGAAAcgagaacggaggtatggaaggaAGCAAGCAAGAAAGGAGGTATGGAAGGAAGCAACCAAGAACAGAGgtatggaaggaaggaaggaagcgagaacggaggtatggaaggaaggaaggaagcgagaacggaggtatggaaggaaggaaggaagcgaaaacggaggtatggaagaaaggcAGCAAGAACGGAGGTATGAAAGGAAGCAAGCAAGAATGCAGGTATGGAAGGAACCAAGCAAGAATGGAGGTATGGAAGAAAGCAAGGAAGAACAGAGGTATGGAAGGAAGCAAGCAAGAACGCAGGTATGGAAGGAAACAAGCAAGAACGgaggaatggaagaaaggaagcgagaacggaggtatggaagaaaggcAGCAAGAACGAAGGTATGGAAGGAAGCAAGCAAGAACGGAGGTATAAAAGGAAGTAAGCAAGAAAAGAGGTATGGAAGGAACCAAGCAAGAATGGAGGTATGGAAGGAAGcaagcaagaacggaggtatggaaggaAGTAATCAAGAATggaggtatggaagaaaggaagcgagaacgGAGGTATAGAAGAAAGGAAGCGAaaacggaggtatggaagaaaggcagcaagaacggaggtatggaagaaaggcAGCAAGAACGGAGATATGGAAGAAAGGCAGCAAGAACGAGGGTATGGAAAAAAGGCTGCAAGCATTGcggtatggaagaaaggaagcaagaacgaaggtatggaagaaaggaagcgagaacgGAGGTATtgaagaaaggaagcgagaacagaggtatggaagaaagcaagcaagaacggaggtatggaagaaagcaagcaagaacggaggtatggaagaaagcaagcaagaacggaggtatggaagaaaggtagcaagaacggaggtatggaagagAGCAAGCTAGAACGTAGGTATGGAAGAAGCGAAGCAAGCAAAAACGTAGGAATGGAAGAAGCGAAGCAAGAAAGAACGTAGGTATGGAAGAAGCGAAGCAAGCAAGAACGTAGGTATGGAAGAGAGCAAGCAAGCAAGAACGTAGGTATGGAAGAAGTGAATCAAGCAAGAACGTAGGTATGGAAAAAAAGGAAGCAAGAATGGAGGTATGGAAGAAGCGAAGCAAGCAAGAACGTAGGTATGGAAGAAAGCAAGCAAGAACATAGGTATGGAAGAAGCGAAGCAAGCAAGAACGTAGGTATGGAAGAAGCGAAGCAAGCAAGAACTTAGGTATGGAAGAAGCGAAGCAAGCATGAACGTaagtatggaagaaaggaagcaagaacgtaggtatggaagaagcgaagcaagcaagaacgtagatatggaagaaagcaagcaagaacagaggtatggaagaaaggaagcaagaacggaggtatggaagaaaggaagcaagaacggaggtatggaagaaaggaagcaagaacggaggtatggaagaaaggaagcaagaacggaggtatggaagaagCGAAGCAAGTAAGAATGTAGGTATGGAAGAAGCGAAGCAAGCAAGAACGTAGGAATGGAAGATGCGAAGCAAGCAAGAACGTAGGTATGGAAGAAGCGAAGCAAGCAAGAACGTAGGTATGGAAGAAGCGAAGCAAGCAAGAACGtaggtatggaagaaaggaagcaagaacgtaggtatggaagaaaggaagcgagaccggaggtatggaagaaaggaagcgagaccggaggtatggaagaaagcaagcaagaacggaggtatggaagaaagaaagcgagaacggaggtatggaagaaaggaagcgagaacgGAGGTATGGAAAAAAGGAAGCGAGAACGGgggtatggaagaaaggaagcgagaacgGAGATATGCAAGAAAGGAAGcgagaacggaggtatggaagaaaggcagcaagaacggaggtatggaaggaagaacggaagaatgaaagaaaggaagcgagaacggaggtatggaagaagGGAAACGAGACCGGGGGTATGGAAGAAAGCAAGCACGAACGGAGGTATGGAAGGAAGtaagaacggaggtatggaagaaaggaaacgagaCCGGAGGTATGGAAGAAAGCAAGCACGAACGGTGGTATGGAAGGAAGTAAGAACAGAGGTATGGAAGAAAGCAACCACGAACAGATGTATGGAAGAAAGGCAGCAAGAATGGAGGTATGGTAGGAAGCAAGCAAGAATGGAGGTATGGAAGGAAGtaagcaagaacggaggtatggaaggaAGCAAGCAAGAACGGATGTATGGAAGAAAGGCAGCAAGAATGGAGGCATGGAAGGAAGCAAGCAAGAATGGAGGTATGAAAGGAAGCAAGCAAGAACAGAGGTATGGGAGAAAGGAAGCGAAAACGGAGGTATGGAAGGAAGCAAGCAAGAAAGGAGGTATGGAAGGAAGCAAccaagaacggaggtatggaaggaaggaaggaagcgagaacggaggtatggaagaaaggcAGCAAGAACGGAGGTATGAAAGGAAGCAAGCAAGAATGCAGGTATGGAAGGAACCAAGAAAGAATGGAGGTATGGAAGAAAGCAAGGAAGAACAGAGGTATGGAAGGAAGCAAGCAAGAACGCAGGTATGGAAGGAAACAAGCAAGAACGgaggaatggaagaaaggaagcgagaacgGAGGTATGAAAGAAAGGCAGCAAGAACGAAGGTATGGAAGGA
Proteins encoded:
- the LOC137645513 gene encoding octapeptide-repeat protein T2-like → MEVWKEVSKNGGMEGSKQEWMYGRKAARMEAWKEASKNRGMGERKRERRYGRKQARKEVWKEATKNRGMEGRKEARTEVWKEGRKRERRYGRKEGSENGGMEERQQERRYERKQARMQVWKEPSKNGGMEESKEEQRYGRKQARTQVWKETSKNGGMEERKRERRYGRKAARTKVWKEASKNGGIKGSKQEKRYGRNQARMEVWKEASKNGGMEGSNQEWRYGRKEARTEV
- the LOC137645514 gene encoding golgin subfamily A member 6-like protein 24; this encodes MEKRKRERGYGRKEARTEICKKGSENGGMEERQQERRYGRKNGRMKERKRERRYGRRETRPGVWKKASTNGGMEGSKNGGMEERKRDRRYGRKQARTVVWKEVRTEVWKKATTNRCMEERQQEWRYGRKQARMEVWKEVSKNGGMEGSKQERMYGRKAARMEAWKEASKNGGMKGSKQEQRYGRKEAKTEVWKEASKKGGMEGSNQERRYGRKEGSENGGMEERQQERRYERKQARMQVWKEPRKNGGMEESKEEQRYGRKQARTQVWKETSKNGGMEERKRERRYERKAARTKVWKEASKNGGMEGSKQERRYGRK